GCGCCCGGTGAAATAAGGCGTTAAGATGTAAAAAAAGCCCCGAAAGGGGCTTTTTTATTGCGCCGCGAAGGCTTTGAGTTTTTCGCGGGCGGTTGTCGCTTCCATGACCATCCACGGGCTAAAGGCCCAGGGCGTCGCGTCCAGCGCGCGGAATAACGCGTCCAGCTCCACCCACTGATAGTCCATCACTTCATCTTCGTTTATCGTCACGTCATTGGTGATGCGGGCCGCGAATACCGGGCAAATTTCGTTTTCCACAATCCCCGACGGGTCGGTTTCCCGATAGCGAAATTCAGGGGCGACGGCGGTGATGTCGGTCAGCTCAGCGCCCACTTCAAAGCGGCAGCGGCGGATTATCGCCTGTATCGTCTCTTCGCCGGACTGCGGGTGGCCGCAGACGGAGTTGGTCCAGACGCCGGGCCAGGCTTTTTTGGTTAAGGCGCGCCGGGTGATCAGACATTCGCCGTTTGCGTTAAAAAGCCAGGAGGAGAAAGCCAGATGCAGCGGGGTATGTAAGGTGTGCGCGGCATATTTTTCCTGAGTGCCAATCACCATTCCCTGGTCGTTTACCAAAATAACGTGTTCTTGAATACTCATTGATGCTCCAGTGCCAAAATGCCGAGTGGTTCAGCACCATCAGCCGGATCATTATACGGCATTCTTATACGAACGGTTTGGCGCGTAGAGCGGAAAAGGGCATGACCCATATTCGTTTTGGCTGTTATCATAGTGCGCCATTCACGCTGACCGAGGATCTGTTTTGTTTGCAGGAAGCCTGACGAGAAATCCCATCACCGCCATTTTTTGCCTGACGCTGACGCTATTGCTGGCGGGCTGTTCAGGGAGCAAATCTTCGGATATGGGCAGCTATTCCGGTTCGGTCTATACCGTTAAGCGCGGGGATACGCTATACCGGATTTCGCGCGCAACGGGAACCAGCGTGAAGGATCTGGCGCGGCTGAATAACCTCTCGCCGCCCTACACCATCGAGGTGGGGCAGCAGCTGAAGGTTAGCGGCGGCTCGTCCTCGGGCAAAAAATCCTCTTCGAAAGGCAAAACCGCCAAAGTGACGCCGTCCTATCAGGTGCCGCAATCATCATGGCCGCCGGTTGGACAGCGCTGCTGGATTTGGCCTGCCAGCGGTAAAGTGGTCGCCCCTTACTCACTTTCTGAAGGTGGCAACAAGGGTATTGATATCGCCGCTGCGCGCGGTACGCCGGTTTATGCCTCCGGGGCAGGGAAGGTGGTGTACGTGGGTAACCAGCTGCGCGGCTACGGTAACCTGATCATGATTAAGCATGGCGA
This region of Enterobacter asburiae genomic DNA includes:
- the idi gene encoding isopentenyl-diphosphate Delta-isomerase, producing the protein MSIQEHVILVNDQGMVIGTQEKYAAHTLHTPLHLAFSSWLFNANGECLITRRALTKKAWPGVWTNSVCGHPQSGEETIQAIIRRCRFEVGAELTDITAVAPEFRYRETDPSGIVENEICPVFAARITNDVTINEDEVMDYQWVELDALFRALDATPWAFSPWMVMEATTAREKLKAFAAQ
- the actS gene encoding amidase activator ActS, which codes for MFAGSLTRNPITAIFCLTLTLLLAGCSGSKSSDMGSYSGSVYTVKRGDTLYRISRATGTSVKDLARLNNLSPPYTIEVGQQLKVSGGSSSGKKSSSKGKTAKVTPSYQVPQSSWPPVGQRCWIWPASGKVVAPYSLSEGGNKGIDIAAARGTPVYASGAGKVVYVGNQLRGYGNLIMIKHGEDYITAYAHNDTMLVNNGQNVKAGQKIATMGSTGTDAVKLHFQIRYKATAIDPQRYLPAPGSKPKC